The genomic interval AGAGAATTTGCTTTCACATCGAGGAAACGGTTTTAAGATTGCAGTTAATATTCTCAATATTGGTAGAATAAAATTGGCGGCAGCAGCAATCGGATCATCAAGAATGGCAATTAACCAGTCTATAAATTATGCAAATGAGCGGATGCAATTTGGGCTACATATTTCAAAATTTGGAGCAATTCGACATAAATTAGCCGAAATGGCCATCCGTAATTTTGCTGTTGAAAGCGCCGCCTATCGAGCTGGCCAGAACATAGACGATGCCTATGATAAATTGGTTGCAGATGGAATGGAAAGTGGGCAGGCACGCTTAAAATCGACTGAACAGTTTGCGATTGAGTGCGCGATACTGAAAGTGTGGGGCTCTGAGATGCTCGATTTTGTTGTCGATGAAGGGGTACAGGTTTATGGGGGAATGGGTTTTTCAGCCGATGCCCCGATGGAGCGTGCTTATCGAGATTCACGAATTAACCGAATATTCGAAGGTACTAATGAGGTTAACAGGCTGCTTATAGTTGATATGTTATTGAAAAGAGCAATGAAGGGAGAGTTGGATTTGATGGGGCCTGCCCAGGAGGTAGCAAGTGAATTGATGTCTATACCTGATTTTGAAGAAGCGACTGATTCTTTGTTCGCCGCGGAAAAAAAGATATTAAGAAATTTAAAGAAAGCGGGATTACTGGTTGCCGGTGCAGCCGTTCAAAAATTTATGATGTCTTTGTCAAAAGAACAGGAAATATTAATGAATATTGCAGATATTATTGGATCCGTGTATGTTGCTGAATCGACTTTACTAAGAGTAGAGAGGTTGGCTTTAATAAAAGGAGCGGGAGCGATAGAAGGTCAAATCAATATTGCGAAGGTATACCTGCACTCTGTTGTAGACGAAGTTTACATCGCTGCGAAAGCTGCTTTGTATTCATTTGCTGAAGGAGATGACTTAAAAATGATGTTGATGGGTCTTCGCAGATTTACTAAAGTAGAGCCGTTTAATTCGAAAAATGCTCGACAACTTATTGCTAAACAGATGATTGAGGAGAATAAATATTGCTATTAGTAAAAGTTTTATCTAATAATGAAAGTCGCTGTAGCAATTGTTCTGCGGGTTTCGTTTTTTTATTTAGGTTTAACCTTTCAGGTTTGTGCTGTTAAAAAATGTTAATTCCTAAATAAAATCAATTAAATAAATAACTTTGCACTGATAGTATGAAAAATTCCATGAAAAAAATTAACTTTCTTTTTATTGCTTTGATCATTGGTTTGGGCTTTACAAGCTGTATGAAGGATAATGATATAGAGCCTTATGATCCTGATAAGTATTTCACATTAGAAGCTCCGATACTAAGAAACTATGTTGACACAGCTGAAGGACTTGAAGGTGCAATTCTTGATGAAACAGGAATATGGTATAAAATCGTTGAACCCGGTTTGGTAGATCCTGAAGATGACGATTTCTATGAATATAATTTTAATAGCAATAATCAATTAGAATCACCACGAATTACAGTCAATTACGAAGGTAGACTGGTTTCAAACAGTTTAGTATTTGATGATGGTGAAGAAGCAACATTTTCTCTCGGAACATTATTGGGAGGGTGGTTAGTTGCCTTTTTACCTGAAAACATGAAAGATCGCAATGGCGATATTGTTCTTGACCAGAATGGAGACCCAGCAAAATATGGCTTAACTGAACTTGGTTTGCAAAAAGGAGCAATTATTCGCATTGTATTACCGTCCCCATACGGATATCAATCACAGGCTCAAGGAGACGTTCCTGCGAACTCTCCACTGGATTTTTACATCGAAGTTTTGGAAGTACAACCGCCTTCACCATACTAATAAAAATTTTAATTACAGCTCTTTAATGAATATACGGTATAGTCGATTCTTGATTTTGTGTCTATTGGGAGTAATGATATTTAGCTCCTGCGATAAAAAAGAGTATCAAACGATTGTTGAACTTGATGAGGAAAATATACAGGCTTACATCAGGAAGAATAATTTGACGAACGTTGTTCCGTTCGGAAATACGGGAATGTACTATCAGGTTCTTGAAGAGGGCACCGGTGCCCCGCTAAATTATGATAGCAAGATTCCATTAGTATATTCATTTATCACCCACGATGGTAGTTACCAGGCTATAGATACTTTTAGCATGGCCAACCGATATGCTGATTTTTTAGGTTATTTTCCCTATGGATCCTCTGTGGCAAATGGTAATTCGGGCTCGCCGCTAGATAAAGAAGAGGGTTTAAAGTTGGTATTGCACGATGCTTTGAAGAATGCGGGCGGAAAGATACGTGTGCTCGTCCCTTCTCGTTTAGCATATGGACGCAATGGTTCTAAGTTGGTCGGTTCAAACATGAGCTTAGATTATACAATCCATGCGATCGATCCCGAGACTTTGCCAGAATATGAATCGTACGTCATCGAAAAATATATTCCCACGATCAACGGCATGCAGGTAGCTGATTTCGAAAAAAGTGAGACAGGAGTATATTATAATATTTTGGAGCCAGGAACTGGGGATGTCGTGTCTGAGACCTCAACGGTTAAATTGGGATATGCGTTGAGATTATTGAATGGTAATATCTTAGAAGAATCTTCAACAGACTCGACCTCATTAACATTATCCAATACAATTGATGGCTGGAAGGAAGTACTCCCAAAACTGAAAGCAGGAGGTAAGGTTCGTATGATTGTGCCTTCGAGCCAAGCCTATGGGACAGCAGGTAATTCAGGTAGTAGTAGCGGTGGTGGAGGTATACCTCCCTTTTCACCTTTAGACTTTGAAGTGAAAATTAAATCGGTCAACGATTAATCGTAGAGAATTTGGTTGCTAGGAAATAGCTTCTAAAACAGCTTCTTTAAACGTTAAGCATGTGTGGGGAAAAAGGTCATGAATCTTATTGTCCTCGCATAGCAGATCACCTTGAATATTTTTACTAAAAGCTCCGGCAATTTTTTTAGGTAAACCGCCACTTGTACTTAGCCAAAAGGTGGAAAAGAATGTATGAACAAACGGTAGAGTTATGACTGTTCGTTTTACTTTTGAAAGTTTCATGAACTCCAACAACATCTCTTTATAACTTAATATTTCTGGGCCTCCGATATCGAAACTTTGATTGAATACTGCCGGATTAAATGAGATAAAGTCCAGATAAGCAATGGCATCAGATAGTGCTATGGGCTGGCATCGGCTTTTAGCCAATTTTGTATTTGAAACTATTGTCAGATTTTTAGTCATCTTTTTAAAAAT from Pedobacter indicus carries:
- a CDS encoding acyl-CoA dehydrogenase family protein; this encodes MKNVIKGGEFVIRETLCEDIFIPEEFDEEQSMIRQTCRDFIETEILPNLDAIDEQEEGLMQTLLDKAGALGLLGVSIPEEYGGFGKNFNTSMLVADAVGAGHSFAVALSAHTGIGTLPILYYGNDEQKAKYIPRLGTGEFKAAYCLTEPNAGSDANSGKTSAVLNKEETHYIVNGQKMWITNGGFADIFIVFAKIDDDKNLSAFIIEREFGGITMNPEEQKMGIKGSSTRQIFFNDCHVPIENLLSHRGNGFKIAVNILNIGRIKLAAAAIGSSRMAINQSINYANERMQFGLHISKFGAIRHKLAEMAIRNFAVESAAYRAGQNIDDAYDKLVADGMESGQARLKSTEQFAIECAILKVWGSEMLDFVVDEGVQVYGGMGFSADAPMERAYRDSRINRIFEGTNEVNRLLIVDMLLKRAMKGELDLMGPAQEVASELMSIPDFEEATDSLFAAEKKILRNLKKAGLLVAGAAVQKFMMSLSKEQEILMNIADIIGSVYVAESTLLRVERLALIKGAGAIEGQINIAKVYLHSVVDEVYIAAKAALYSFAEGDDLKMMLMGLRRFTKVEPFNSKNARQLIAKQMIEENKYCY
- a CDS encoding FKBP-type peptidyl-prolyl cis-trans isomerase, yielding MKKINFLFIALIIGLGFTSCMKDNDIEPYDPDKYFTLEAPILRNYVDTAEGLEGAILDETGIWYKIVEPGLVDPEDDDFYEYNFNSNNQLESPRITVNYEGRLVSNSLVFDDGEEATFSLGTLLGGWLVAFLPENMKDRNGDIVLDQNGDPAKYGLTELGLQKGAIIRIVLPSPYGYQSQAQGDVPANSPLDFYIEVLEVQPPSPY
- a CDS encoding FKBP-type peptidyl-prolyl cis-trans isomerase; amino-acid sequence: MIFSSCDKKEYQTIVELDEENIQAYIRKNNLTNVVPFGNTGMYYQVLEEGTGAPLNYDSKIPLVYSFITHDGSYQAIDTFSMANRYADFLGYFPYGSSVANGNSGSPLDKEEGLKLVLHDALKNAGGKIRVLVPSRLAYGRNGSKLVGSNMSLDYTIHAIDPETLPEYESYVIEKYIPTINGMQVADFEKSETGVYYNILEPGTGDVVSETSTVKLGYALRLLNGNILEESSTDSTSLTLSNTIDGWKEVLPKLKAGGKVRMIVPSSQAYGTAGNSGSSSGGGGIPPFSPLDFEVKIKSVND